The segment ATTGAACTGGAACGGATGTTGCGCATCTACTTCCTCCAACACTGGTTCAACTTGTCGGATCCAGGCGCCGAGGAAGCGTTGTATGAATCTCGCTCCATGTGTCTTTTCGCCGGCATTGACCTTGGGCGTGAGCCGGTTCCCGACGAGACGACGATTCTCAATTTTCGTCATCTGCTGGA is part of the Pseudomonadota bacterium genome and harbors:
- a CDS encoding transposase, which produces MKQQTFAAGEFEQFRKPTRREKFLSEMDAVVPWDQLCELIEPHYPKAGNGRPPIELERMLRIYFLQHWFNLSDPGAEEALYESRSMCLFAGIDLGREPVPDETTILNFRHLL